The Nitrosospira multiformis ATCC 25196 region AAAGAATATTTCAAACGGAATGAGTGTCCATGCTAGCGAGGGCATGCATTAGTTCAAAGCCGCAACCCGTATTACGAATAGTTAACATCAAAAGCATTCCTGATCCATTCGATGTCGCGCCCCTCATTGCCGGATAACAACACGGCGTCGAAGCGGCAACAGGGCTCGGTTCTCAGCGAAAGCAGATAATGCCGGGCTGCACGCACCACCTTGCGTTGTTTCGATAAAGTGATACTGGAGCCTGCGTCCCCAAAA contains the following coding sequences:
- a CDS encoding YraN family protein is translated as MTLRLKGNQAERYAEAFLAGHRLVLVQRNYRCRFGEIDLIMRDGETLVFVEVRMRTNRNFGDAGSSITLSKQRKVVRAARHYLLSLRTEPCCRFDAVLLSGNEGRDIEWIRNAFDVNYS